Proteins encoded within one genomic window of Nitrospina gracilis 3/211:
- the dnaX gene encoding DNA polymerase III subunit gamma/tau: MDYQVSARKWRPQKFSELIGQEHIVRTLKNAIELDRIAHAYLFSGTRGVGKTTTARLLAKALNCEQGPTPEPCDTCTHCIEIREGNSLDVLEIDGASNNGVAEVRDLIENVQYSTSSCRFKVYIIDEVHMLSRSAFNALLKTLEEPPPQVVFLFATTELIKIPETILSRCQCFEFKPLNHAQICAQLELICKKDNINIDQKSLEEIATNGAGSMRDAQSLLDQVIAFAGREVDHASVESVLGIVGQGILEQFMDRVIAGDAAALLGLVQEVADRGKDLSLFCRDLIEYVRNLMFVKVSAKPETLVSTRTCDIETLKKQAGHLETDQLHQMFTVLSRAEMDMKRGSLPRLIFEMAVLRLTDVRPYQEIDQLIQKINAAGGAAPAPSSAGAAVVTPQAAPVATQPAAASAPVPSSDPAPSVPPVAVAPGVPAGSQWEQIRALASEKKRSLGTFLDNCTVVAFGEDGLHLSFPDPYTRDLVGKEENLEVIRDAAQAVCGRAGIPIQLDIANGNEGNGASASEAPAPGATQASSAAPASPAQKKRQSATIKRQSVGRGNFKRRARHLRRHRHPLNVKGSHHVRQIRRPHEKCAGHPGKDGRDADRARRQNG; encoded by the coding sequence ATGGATTACCAGGTCTCGGCGCGCAAATGGCGTCCGCAGAAATTTTCGGAGCTGATCGGACAGGAACATATTGTCCGCACCCTGAAAAACGCCATCGAGCTGGACCGCATCGCCCACGCCTACCTGTTCTCCGGCACGCGCGGCGTTGGCAAAACCACCACCGCGCGCCTGCTGGCGAAAGCGCTCAACTGCGAGCAGGGTCCCACGCCCGAGCCCTGCGACACCTGCACCCACTGCATCGAAATCCGCGAAGGCAACAGCCTCGACGTTCTGGAGATCGACGGCGCATCGAACAACGGCGTCGCCGAGGTGCGCGACCTCATCGAAAACGTGCAGTACAGCACGTCGTCGTGCCGCTTCAAGGTGTACATCATCGACGAAGTGCACATGCTGAGCCGCAGTGCCTTCAACGCCCTGCTCAAAACGCTGGAAGAACCGCCGCCGCAGGTGGTGTTTCTGTTTGCGACGACCGAGCTCATCAAGATTCCGGAAACGATTCTGTCGCGGTGCCAGTGTTTCGAGTTCAAGCCGCTCAACCACGCGCAGATCTGCGCCCAGCTCGAACTCATCTGCAAAAAAGACAACATCAATATCGACCAGAAAAGCCTGGAAGAGATCGCCACCAACGGCGCCGGGAGCATGCGCGACGCGCAGAGCCTGCTCGATCAGGTGATCGCTTTCGCCGGGCGGGAAGTGGATCACGCATCGGTCGAATCGGTGTTGGGTATCGTCGGCCAGGGCATCCTCGAACAGTTCATGGACCGCGTCATCGCAGGCGACGCCGCGGCATTGCTCGGACTCGTGCAGGAAGTGGCCGACCGCGGTAAGGACCTCAGCCTGTTCTGCCGCGACCTCATCGAGTACGTGCGCAACCTGATGTTCGTCAAGGTGTCGGCGAAACCCGAAACGCTGGTCAGCACCCGCACCTGCGACATCGAAACGTTGAAGAAACAGGCGGGCCACCTGGAGACGGACCAACTGCACCAGATGTTCACCGTGCTGTCGCGCGCGGAGATGGACATGAAACGCGGTTCCCTGCCGCGCCTGATTTTCGAGATGGCGGTTCTGCGACTGACCGACGTGCGTCCGTACCAGGAGATCGATCAACTGATCCAGAAGATCAATGCCGCAGGCGGCGCCGCGCCCGCGCCATCTTCTGCTGGAGCGGCGGTGGTGACGCCGCAGGCCGCGCCTGTTGCGACCCAACCGGCCGCCGCTTCCGCACCGGTGCCGTCCAGTGACCCCGCACCCTCCGTTCCGCCCGTGGCTGTGGCACCGGGTGTCCCGGCGGGATCGCAATGGGAGCAGATCCGCGCGCTGGCCAGCGAGAAGAAACGGTCGCTCGGTACCTTTCTCGACAACTGCACGGTGGTGGCGTTTGGTGAAGACGGGTTGCACCTCAGCTTTCCCGATCCGTACACGCGCGACCTCGTTGGCAAAGAAGAAAACCTGGAAGTGATCCGCGACGCGGCGCAGGCGGTGTGCGGCCGGGCGGGCATTCCCATTCAACTCGACATCGCCAATGGCAACGAGGGCAACGGAGCGTCCGCAAGCGAGGCTCCCGCGCCCGGAGCAACGCAGGCATCCAGCGCGGCGCCTGCGAGCCCGGCTCAAAAAAAACGGCAAAGCGCTACGATAAAAAGGCAGTCCGTCGGAAGAGGAAATTTTAAAAGACGCGCTCGACATCTTCGGCGGCATCGTCATCCGTTAAACGTAAAAGGAAGTCATCATGTTCGGCAAATTCGGCGACCTCATGAAAAATGCGCAGGCCATCCAGGAAAAGATGGCCGAGATGCAGACCGAGCTCGCAGGCAAAACGGTTGA
- the rrtA gene encoding rhombosortase, with product MTKIPVWTCGITVASLAVYFTPSLEKLFIYDRNAVFSGELWRIVSCYLVHYSPSHLFYNSIVFLIVGALIEQRSHSFLGPLCLVMALSISGVLLIFKPEIIYYAGLSGVACGAVVYYILLEASKQNNKRGLIYPGLLLLLVAGKLISEIFFGQTLFATTNVEIKPVFLTHFTGVLTAILFFFSVGVKNYKLEYI from the coding sequence ATGACTAAAATCCCGGTCTGGACCTGCGGAATCACTGTAGCGAGCCTGGCGGTTTACTTTACGCCTTCTTTGGAAAAATTGTTTATTTATGACCGCAATGCTGTTTTTTCGGGTGAGCTATGGCGAATAGTCTCCTGTTATCTGGTACACTATTCGCCTTCACACCTATTCTATAATAGTATTGTATTTCTTATTGTTGGAGCTTTGATAGAACAGAGAAGCCATTCTTTTTTAGGCCCTCTATGTCTGGTAATGGCGCTTTCAATAAGTGGCGTTTTATTGATTTTCAAACCGGAAATTATTTATTATGCCGGCCTTTCTGGAGTTGCCTGCGGTGCGGTTGTTTATTACATTTTACTGGAGGCTTCAAAACAAAATAATAAACGGGGCCTGATCTATCCAGGCCTGTTACTCCTATTGGTTGCCGGGAAATTAATCTCTGAAATATTTTTTGGACAAACCTTGTTTGCAACAACCAATGTGGAAATAAAACCCGTGTTTCTTACTCATTTCACGGGTGTGCTGACAGCGATACTATTTTTCTTTTCTGTCGGGGTTAAGAATTACAAGCTGGAATATATTTGA
- the recR gene encoding recombination mediator RecR: protein MKRPAPVTELIEELKRLPGIGQKTAERLSFYLMRGPKEQAEKLSRAVVNIKEKIVLCKNCHGISDKELCDICSDTRRDHGVICVVEEPYDVYVMENIGDFKGEYHVLMGVISPLDGIGPADLTIGELKAKTETREIKEIILATNPDMEGESTAVFIARMMKGCNVRVTRIARGLPVGGDIEYADPVTLSKSLEGRTEMKFSD from the coding sequence ATGAAGCGTCCCGCACCCGTCACGGAACTCATTGAAGAGCTCAAGCGCCTGCCCGGCATCGGGCAGAAGACCGCCGAACGCCTGTCGTTCTACCTCATGCGCGGGCCGAAGGAGCAGGCGGAAAAACTGTCGCGTGCGGTTGTCAACATCAAGGAAAAGATCGTGCTGTGCAAAAACTGCCACGGCATCAGCGACAAGGAACTGTGCGACATCTGCTCCGACACCCGCCGCGACCACGGCGTCATCTGCGTCGTCGAGGAACCGTACGACGTGTACGTGATGGAGAACATCGGCGACTTCAAGGGCGAGTACCACGTGCTGATGGGCGTGATCTCACCACTCGACGGCATCGGCCCGGCCGACCTCACCATCGGCGAGTTGAAGGCCAAGACCGAGACGCGCGAGATCAAGGAAATCATCCTCGCCACCAACCCGGACATGGAAGGCGAGAGCACCGCCGTGTTCATCGCCCGCATGATGAAGGGATGCAACGTGCGTGTCACCCGCATCGCGCGCGGGCTGCCGGTGGGCGGCGACATCGAGTACGCCGACCCCGTCACCCTGTCCAAATCCCTCGAAGGCCGCACCGAGATGAAGTTCTCGGATTAA
- the rhlP gene encoding rhombotarget lipoprotein (RhlP (RHombo-target LipoProtein) is a family of predicted lipoproteins that, in general, co-occurs with a form of rhombosortase, and that has an apparent cleavage site for that enzyme, a GlyGly motif, near the C-terminus.), with amino-acid sequence MLKHKIVVFTLIVFQLAMIGCATSSHQKSSVVQYLYPNEDSKIESPSIPTLSLPLRVGIAFVPGSSIEVRRSVHAQHSGHIGNYGPESFTEKDKMMLMKEVAAHFKQYDFVKSIELIPSAYLKPNGSFTNLDQIKTMYGIDVIVLLSYDQTQFTDEDFSSISYWTVIGMYAVKGEKNDTHTMLDAVVYDIKSRKMLFRAPGLSHIKSKATPVNLSEQSRLDRMEGFNEASKDLIVNLDEQLNLFKEKIKESPESIKVIRQSGYTGTGSLDIYFVLLSLMIALRLYVKRNTTMP; translated from the coding sequence GTGCTCAAGCATAAAATAGTTGTTTTTACCCTGATTGTATTTCAGCTTGCAATGATTGGATGTGCCACTTCAAGTCATCAAAAAAGTAGTGTTGTTCAGTATTTATATCCGAATGAAGATTCTAAAATAGAATCTCCCTCCATTCCAACCCTGTCGTTGCCCTTGCGGGTGGGTATCGCTTTTGTTCCTGGCAGTTCAATTGAGGTCCGCCGGTCGGTCCATGCCCAGCATTCAGGTCACATCGGAAACTACGGACCGGAAAGCTTTACTGAAAAAGACAAGATGATGCTCATGAAAGAAGTAGCGGCGCATTTCAAGCAATACGATTTTGTCAAATCCATTGAATTGATTCCATCTGCCTATTTAAAACCAAATGGAAGTTTCACCAATCTCGATCAGATCAAAACCATGTACGGTATCGATGTCATAGTCCTGTTGTCCTATGATCAAACACAATTTACGGATGAAGATTTCAGCTCTATTTCTTACTGGACGGTCATTGGTATGTATGCGGTTAAGGGCGAGAAAAATGATACCCACACTATGCTGGATGCGGTCGTATATGACATCAAAAGCCGTAAGATGCTTTTTCGGGCGCCGGGTTTAAGCCATATAAAAAGTAAAGCGACCCCGGTTAATCTTTCAGAGCAAAGTCGCTTGGACAGGATGGAAGGATTTAATGAGGCTTCCAAAGACTTGATCGTCAATTTGGATGAGCAGTTAAATCTTTTTAAGGAGAAGATCAAAGAATCGCCGGAATCTATTAAAGTGATACGTCAGTCCGGATATACAGGCACGGGGAGTTTGGATATTTACTTCGTGCTTCTCAGTTTGATGATCGCATTGCGTTTGTATGTAAAACGGAATACGACGATGCCATGA
- a CDS encoding YeiH family protein, giving the protein MSDPDSNGPTDYVVDKAESRWSDLWQTEDYWAIWLGLFLLFAGLLIYLPNPPAGLDSRIAEANAVLEKESKRAPFHTLAWYEAEDAKSALKATGEPYAKTIKQWTHKPHKWTANPLDAFFLSEERAGAKAERAKKNYEILKAESEMLKAAAQQAEQRAEAAGFNETALNTEAKAAIQKYRDHLRNVAAAKKQTKAKAYNQVPYLLATGLAIALLFALGMQVMNGGGLAFLKGFAFIFALAVLAFFFAAQADIKSLGIGCAAWAILLGLLISNTLGTPEWVKPAVQVEYFIKTGLVLLGAEILFSKVLTIGLPGLFVAWVVTPVVLITTYWFGQRVLKIESKTLNMTISADMSVCGVSAAIATAAACRAKKEELTLAVGLSLVFTSVMMVVMPNVILALGMHHVLGGAWMGGTIDATGAVAAAGAFLSDRALYVAATVKMIQNILIGVIAFCVALYWVAKVERDPARPRPGPMEIWYRFPKFVIGFVFASILVSSIYSGLGPGVGEAMITDGVIKGWTKIGRGWFFCLAFVSIGLATNFRELGHYFHKGQPLILYLCGQTLNLVLTLAMAYLMFFVVFPEITAQI; this is encoded by the coding sequence ATGTCCGATCCTGACTCCAACGGCCCCACCGATTACGTCGTCGACAAAGCTGAAAGCCGGTGGAGCGACCTGTGGCAGACCGAGGACTACTGGGCCATCTGGCTGGGACTGTTCCTGTTGTTTGCGGGCCTTCTCATTTATCTGCCGAATCCTCCCGCCGGACTCGACTCCAGAATCGCCGAAGCCAACGCGGTTCTGGAAAAGGAGTCGAAGCGTGCACCGTTCCACACGCTCGCCTGGTACGAAGCCGAGGACGCGAAGTCTGCATTGAAAGCGACCGGCGAGCCGTACGCCAAAACTATCAAACAGTGGACGCACAAACCGCACAAATGGACGGCCAATCCGCTCGATGCGTTTTTTCTTTCCGAAGAACGCGCCGGAGCCAAAGCCGAACGGGCGAAGAAAAATTACGAAATTCTGAAAGCGGAATCGGAAATGCTGAAAGCCGCCGCGCAACAGGCCGAACAGCGTGCCGAAGCCGCAGGATTCAACGAGACGGCGCTCAACACCGAAGCCAAAGCCGCCATCCAGAAATACCGCGATCATCTGCGCAACGTTGCCGCCGCCAAAAAGCAAACGAAAGCGAAGGCATACAACCAGGTTCCGTACCTGTTGGCCACCGGACTCGCCATCGCGCTCCTGTTCGCGCTCGGCATGCAGGTGATGAACGGAGGCGGCCTCGCTTTTCTGAAAGGCTTCGCGTTTATTTTTGCGCTGGCGGTGCTGGCATTTTTCTTCGCGGCGCAGGCGGACATCAAGTCGCTGGGCATCGGCTGCGCCGCGTGGGCGATTCTATTGGGCTTGCTCATCAGCAACACGCTGGGCACGCCGGAGTGGGTGAAGCCCGCCGTGCAGGTAGAGTATTTCATCAAGACGGGGCTGGTCCTGCTCGGCGCGGAAATCCTGTTCAGCAAGGTGCTCACCATCGGCCTGCCCGGCCTGTTCGTGGCGTGGGTGGTGACACCGGTTGTGCTCATCACCACGTACTGGTTCGGCCAGCGCGTGTTGAAGATCGAATCGAAAACGCTCAACATGACCATCAGCGCCGACATGTCTGTGTGCGGCGTCTCGGCGGCCATCGCCACCGCCGCCGCCTGCCGCGCGAAGAAAGAAGAGCTGACCCTCGCCGTCGGCTTGTCGTTGGTGTTCACCTCGGTCATGATGGTGGTGATGCCGAACGTCATCCTCGCGCTCGGCATGCACCACGTGCTGGGCGGCGCGTGGATGGGCGGCACGATCGACGCCACCGGCGCGGTGGCCGCCGCCGGGGCTTTCCTGAGCGACCGCGCGTTGTATGTCGCCGCCACGGTGAAGATGATCCAGAACATCCTCATCGGCGTCATCGCTTTCTGCGTTGCGCTGTACTGGGTGGCGAAAGTGGAACGCGATCCCGCGCGGCCGCGTCCCGGTCCCATGGAAATCTGGTACCGCTTTCCCAAGTTCGTCATCGGCTTCGTGTTCGCCTCGATCCTGGTGTCGTCGATTTACAGCGGACTCGGACCCGGCGTGGGTGAAGCGATGATCACCGACGGTGTCATCAAGGGCTGGACGAAGATCGGCCGCGGCTGGTTTTTCTGTCTCGCGTTTGTCAGCATCGGGCTCGCCACCAATTTCCGCGAACTCGGCCATTACTTTCACAAAGGACAACCGCTCATCCTGTACCTGTGCGGCCAAACGCTGAACCTGGTCCTGACGCTGGCGATGGCGTACCTGATGTTCTTCGTTGTCTTTCCTGAAATCACGGCGCAGATATGA
- a CDS encoding ketopantoate reductase family protein encodes MKILIYGAGAVGLGLASCLMKTGNAVDVVGRAATVEALRRYGLTRTGLFGDFHAPPSAFGAVASLTELKGSTYDFTLVCTKSFDTASAAQDLASAAFINNARTPFVLCQNGWGNSEIFAQHFPEERVKSARVITGFTRPEPHHVDITVHADTMHIGSLFDDAVDSLQALSDAIDGGGLPCAVTKTVGRDLWAKMLYNCMLNGLSTLFDVPYGLLGESPDTRRLMDAIAREVFAVMQAAEYRTHWESADGYLDTFYKKQLPATYRHIPSMLQDLRAGKRTEIDALNGAVMKLGEQHRIPVPHNTQVYHLIRFAEAKRNLKA; translated from the coding sequence ATGAAGATTCTGATCTACGGAGCCGGGGCGGTGGGACTGGGGCTCGCGTCCTGCCTGATGAAGACGGGAAACGCAGTGGATGTGGTCGGCCGCGCGGCAACGGTGGAAGCGCTTCGCCGGTATGGACTGACGCGCACAGGACTGTTCGGCGACTTCCATGCACCGCCATCCGCCTTCGGCGCGGTGGCATCACTAACCGAACTTAAAGGCAGCACCTACGACTTCACCCTCGTCTGCACCAAGTCGTTCGACACCGCATCGGCGGCGCAGGACCTGGCATCCGCCGCGTTCATAAACAATGCCCGCACCCCGTTCGTGCTGTGCCAGAACGGCTGGGGCAATTCGGAGATCTTCGCGCAACACTTTCCTGAAGAGCGCGTGAAGAGCGCGCGCGTCATCACCGGCTTCACCCGTCCGGAGCCACATCACGTGGACATCACCGTGCACGCCGACACCATGCACATCGGTTCGCTGTTCGACGATGCGGTGGACTCATTGCAGGCGTTGAGCGATGCAATCGATGGCGGCGGTCTGCCCTGTGCGGTGACCAAAACGGTGGGGCGCGACCTTTGGGCGAAGATGCTGTACAACTGCATGCTGAACGGATTGAGCACGCTGTTCGACGTGCCGTACGGACTGCTGGGCGAGTCGCCCGACACGCGGCGGCTGATGGACGCCATCGCGCGCGAGGTGTTCGCCGTCATGCAGGCGGCGGAATACCGCACACACTGGGAGTCAGCGGACGGCTACCTCGATACCTTTTACAAAAAGCAGTTGCCCGCGACCTACCGGCACATCCCGTCCATGTTGCAGGACCTGCGCGCCGGCAAGCGCACCGAGATCGACGCCTTGAACGGCGCGGTCATGAAACTGGGCGAACAGCACCGCATCCCGGTCCCGCACAACACGCAGGTGTACCACCTCATCCGCTTCGCCGAGGCCAAACGGAATTTGAAAGCTTGA
- a CDS encoding YbaB/EbfC family nucleoid-associated protein, with product MFGKFGDLMKNAQAIQEKMAEMQTELAGKTVEASAGGGMVKITANGLNEILSVHIDEELINMQDRAILEDLVTGAINEVHRKVQALSQEEMGKITGGLNIPGLFPPPQA from the coding sequence ATGTTCGGCAAATTCGGCGACCTCATGAAAAATGCGCAGGCCATCCAGGAAAAGATGGCCGAGATGCAGACCGAGCTCGCAGGCAAAACGGTTGAAGCCTCCGCCGGCGGCGGCATGGTGAAGATCACCGCCAACGGCCTCAACGAAATTTTGTCGGTGCACATCGACGAGGAATTGATCAACATGCAGGACCGCGCCATCCTGGAAGACCTCGTCACCGGCGCCATCAACGAAGTTCATCGCAAGGTGCAGGCCCTGTCGCAGGAAGAGATGGGCAAGATCACCGGCGGCCTGAACATCCCCGGTCTGTTTCCGCCCCCGCAAGCATGA